GCCGGTTGCCGATGTCGGTGCTGTGAGTAGCCGCTTCGCCGTTGATAGAGGTGCCGGGGTTCATTTCGGTTGAGCGGAGCCAGATTTGGTTCCAGGCCAAAATGCGAAGGTATTTGCTGCCGTCCTCCTTCAGATTCAGGCGAAGTCCGGTGCCATACTCAGGTGACCCCTGAGAATGGCCCGCCAGCGCAAAGAGTAACAGCGCGGCGATGAGAATTGTTTTTTTCATTATCGGCGGTTTTGTTGGTTATTGACTGCCAAGTTCCCCGTATCCGATGGCGAAAAAAAATGGGATGTATATATTTGTAAAGAAGATAGTTTTTACTCTTTGAAACGCGCCCATTTGATCAGCATGAACTTATCCCCGAGTTCCGTAATGATCATGCCGGCACCCGACATATTGGGTTTGTTGCGCAGGAATTCAATCAGTTCGTTGTGGTTGAAGATCTTATACGTCGGATGGTAATCGGAATGGGTGGGCTTCCGTATGCGGAATTCCTTGACCCAGTTGCTGACCGTCACATGCGAAACCCCCAGGATGCGCTCGATTTCCCGGTAGCTGAGTCCTTCCAAATACAACTGCAGGGCCTTTGTCACGTAATAGTCGTCTATCTTCTTCCCGACCTTGTTAACCGAGAAATGGTACCGACAGGATTTGCAGTGGTAGCGCTGTCTTTCGCGTACGATACCGCTCTTTACAATATCCGTTCCGAGGCATTTTGGGCAGGTGGAAATGGTCATCTATCTAAAATTTGCATAAATATATCAATTTAGC
This genomic interval from Flavobacterium sp. HJ-32-4 contains the following:
- a CDS encoding helix-turn-helix domain-containing protein, whose translation is MTISTCPKCLGTDIVKSGIVRERQRYHCKSCRYHFSVNKVGKKIDDYYVTKALQLYLEGLSYREIERILGVSHVTVSNWVKEFRIRKPTHSDYHPTYKIFNHNELIEFLRNKPNMSGAGMIITELGDKFMLIKWARFKE